ACCGTAGTCTTTACTGTTAAGGGTTTCTGCCGACAAACGGTTCCTGAAAAGTGAATTGAATTTTCCTTCGACCAAAACGGCAAGTATCTGCTGACCTTTGTTGAAAGTATTAAAATCGGGCTTTGTCCTCGTTTCAGCCAGGCTGATAATGGCCGGATGATATACCAGCCTCGATTGAGGTGAAGAAGTTAGTAACACGGTTTTCTTTATTTTCTTGTTCCCCACCGTATCAATGGAATTGGCAAACTGAAACAGGATGGCATTCAGTTTACTGACGATAGGATGAGTATTTTCAGGAAACACAAGCGGAAAATAGAGCCATGGGCGAAAGTCCTGCTGAGGTGTTCCCTGATTGATGATCAACGGGATAAGATGGCATTGAATATCCTGAACAAGATTGTAATTCAAACGTATGCCATAGTTGAAAAACATATCATTCAGGTTCAGGTTGTAATCCATTGTGGAAGTGTAGCCGGTCTGACCCAGACTATCGAGTTCGGCCAGCAGTGTTTCGACAAGCCAGATGACTTTGCCTCCTTTTACCACAAACTGGTCAATTTTGTATTTTTCGAGTTCAGAGAAAAATGAGTCGGGCTTTGCAACAATAATCAGGTCAATATTGTCGAGTACACCCACCTTGTAAGCAGGAAGGTTGATGCGTTTTACATCATAATATTCCGACAGGGTTGCAAAAATATCGGCTGTGTGTTGTTCATCAAGTTCTCCATGACCCTGAATGAAAGCTATGGACGGTTTTTTCTTTTCAGAAAGTTTTCGGAAAGTATTGACAAAATTAAATTCAAGGGAGGTAATAGAGTTGTGTATCACCTGTTCCGGAGGCAAACCAATTTGCTGATTCAGTAGTTTTACGGGCAATGATTTTTCTTTGTAATACACTACAGCACCAGGAAAAATGATTTTTTCCGATGATTTACCTTCTGAACGTACTTCAAGGTTGACCGGTTCCAGTCCTTCGTTGATAAGCTGGCGATAAATATTTTCCTGATCTTCCTCATTTTTTGCCGATAATGGGTCAATGAAGGTAAATTCAAGCTTTTTCCCTGAATAAAACCTGATTTCTTCGAGCAGTTGACGGGTGGATTCGCGAAGTTTACGGAAGCCTGCAG
The Sphingobacteriales bacterium genome window above contains:
- the gldG gene encoding gliding motility-associated ABC transporter substrate-binding protein GldG → MKDIQQMKRETYIQTAVVAGIIILINIIFQNYFFRLDLTKDKRYKLSQPTKELMKKIDDKIYVRVYLDGELPAGFRKLRESTRQLLEEIRFYSGKKLEFTFIDPLSAKNEEDQENIYRQLINEGLEPVNLEVRSEGKSSEKIIFPGAVVYYKEKSLPVKLLNQQIGLPPEQVIHNSITSLEFNFVNTFRKLSEKKKPSIAFIQGHGELDEQHTADIFATLSEYYDVKRINLPAYKVGVLDNIDLIIVAKPDSFFSELEKYKIDQFVVKGGKVIWLVETLLAELDSLGQTGYTSTMDYNLNLNDMFFNYGIRLNYNLVQDIQCHLIPLIINQGTPQQDFRPWLYFPLVFPENTHPIVSKLNAILFQFANSIDTVGNKKIKKTVLLTSSPQSRLVYHPAIISLAETRTKPDFNTFNKGQQILAVLVEGKFNSLFRNRLSAETLNSKDYGNFVAEGKPTKMIFISDGDVISNQVSRIKEQIYPLGYDRFTKQTFGNKNLILNAADYLLDDTGILALRSKEYKLRLLDKAKIKRDKAQWQFVNLVLPIIVVMLFGLVFNIFRKYRYAGKQKI